A window of Magnolia sinica isolate HGM2019 chromosome 13, MsV1, whole genome shotgun sequence genomic DNA:
AGATATATAGACAGAGAGAGGTGAGACCAAAACCGCAACCCGAGCTGAAAGCTTGCATGGAGAAGAAGattgattaaataaataaaaataaataaataaataaccctaGAAAGGAATCTACCATCTATTTTCAGAGGAGATCTTTCTCTCTGCTCCGCTGATTTCTGTAGAAATGCCAGTGAGAGGGAAAGCAAAAAGAGAGAGTTTGAGTATTTATAGAAGACATTTCCCGGCCCTAGAGATTTTCATGTAGCTTTAAGTAGACGCGACTACCTCAGCCGTTGGATTCAGTTCTGATGCGTCGCTGTTGACCGTCGGATGAAAATTTCGGCTCCCGCCCTGGCAACATTAgcacggacgcggattgtgtgGTGACCCATTACGTTGAAGCATCGTGAGTAAACTGTGtgtggcctactgtgatgtatgtgtcttatctacgccgtccatccgtttttagtggaccacaccgtagaaaaaagtggggataatgatgttcaccgttgaaaccttcctaggaccgatggtgatgtttatctgtcatccaacctgttcacaggtTCAAgagacattgatgaagggaaaacacaaatatcatcttgattcaaactTTATGTGGGCCCAAGATGcattcaacggtaagcatttaatccccgctgtttcttattgtgtgatccatttgagctttggatatgcttttaaGCTTGGGTTGATCCCTAAAATGCaccggaaaaactgatggacggcgtggataaaacaccaacgtcatggtggatcccacagagtttactcaccatGCTAGCACGGTGAGTTACTCGCTGCATACACCTTATAGCGTGGTGACTTGCTACATGGAACAGGTGAGGACGGGATTGCATCCTGACACTACTGGAGTGACGGTGCTATGTGATCCGCCATGACGTAAgtactttatccacgccgtccattctctTTGCCAGCTTGTTCAGGGTACGAGATTAAAATTGGGGCAGATccaaggaagcggattggttggcataccacacaccagctatatagatggtgtattgacgtcagcaagttcgggTCCCATtgtaaggtatgtgttatatccaaaccgtccatccatttggcgagctcgtcacaAGGCTTAGATCAGAAAATAAAActgatctaaagatcaagtggatcacactgaagAAAGTAGAGGgagattgaaagtctaccattgaaacccttttggggttacagaagttttggatcaatatgatatttgtttttgctgTAAAATGgcctcaaaaaatggatggacaatgtggatataataaatacatcttgtgggccctgtgaattttttaatggtgaaaatcattatccttgttgctattttcggtgtggtccattttaacttTGGATactattcattttttgtctaatgctctaaaatggtctcaaaaatggatggacaatgtggatataataaatacatcattgtggggccatgtaactttcatCTCTTTCAaatcgttcatacaactcggaagAATTACAATGAttgaaccccaccattaaaaacttcttcaggcCCACAAGAGTTTCAGAcctagctgatatttatattttccctttataCGGATtggtgtgacctaatcaacaggttggatggcaaataaaaatcacaacaagccctaataagtttttaacagcTGTAAttcattcaccactattttccaCCGTAAGGGAATTCCCTTTATGGATATACCTAGGTTTTGGACTGATTCCTGTCCATTTTGGATcccaaacacatacattattgtggggcccacgtgcaaTCAGCATCCCACAGGGGTGGGTTTTAACAAAGGACCAGACTTCTGGTAAGGTTAGAATGTAGAACCGACCTTTGTACTCGAAAAGGtctgtaggctccaccatgatgtatgcctttaTCGAGGCATACATTTAtctttctatattattttagagtatgagctggAGAGGAGgcaaaactaaaactaaaataacctttttatattattttagggcatgagccagatAAGAGAACAAGGCAAAATTAtaacttttctatatcattttagggtgagAGCCTTGGAAATGAGgcaaaactaaaactaaaactaaaataaCCTAGGCAGCAAACAAGCAAATGTGATAATGATGTCTGCTGTTAAAACACTTTTTAAGCCAATCAccttatgtttatttttcatcttatcagttgataaggtcacatagacttggatgtaGGGATAACAAAGTTACCAAGTTGATCGAGATAACAAAGTTACCAAGTTGATCGAAAGCTAGCAGGAAGTTTTAAATGGAAGACATTTCATCCCTACTGTTTtgtaaggtgtggtccacttgagaatgaggcaaaactaaaactaaaatatCCTAGGCAGCATAAAGCAATTGTGATAATGAtgtccattgaaacctttttaaggccaatcacctaatgtttatttttcctccaacctgttgataaactCACATAGACCTGAATGTAGGGAAAACAAGAATACCAAGTTGATCCAAAGCCcataggaagttttaaatgggAGAAATTTCATCCCCATTGTtttgtgcagtgtggtccacttgagctttggctcggcctcatttttgagcttgcgtgctaaaattatttggaaaaatggataaacaatggggacaaaaaccatacatcatggtgaggctcattgAGCTTTTTTGCATACACATGGAGGTCAATGTTACGTTCTACACAATAAGTCCAAGAGTACTTTGAATATCGTACCTTGCTCGCCAAGAGTCTATGGATGGAGCTTTTATGAGATTCACCCTTTTCATTTGGTaggttgcctcatgttcagcttagaATCCAAAAATCATGACCATTTGAAACTCATATAGGCTATAAAAGGTTGGAATGAGACACTGTCATTGGTTTTGTTTAGTGCCATTGGTTgtgtgtatatgccatctaatctagTAATCTAGCGTGCCTTGTGTGGATGAAAGAATTCTAATACGTAGAGGACCTTTTTTAAACCCATGTACATACATGATTTAGGATATACTCATATCTTACTTGTGACATCAATGACATGTCTATGCAAGACCTCTTATCACAATAATCCATGATCAAATTAatcaaatcaacagttaaaattaACACATTGGCTTTATAGGGCACACAACACCATCTCATGATGCTGACCCTGATATGTGGCAACACATGTTGGATGCGAGTAGTGTTGGTGTTTTGCCCTGGAAAACCAATGCACGCCCTGATCCACTAGCCATGTGAATGTAATGAGATTAATCTTAGTCGTAGATTTTGATAGCTATGACTTCTTTTGAACACGTGTGATATGGTTTGACTATATTTGGTGTCACCTTAAATTTATGAAAACAACAATCTATAAGTAGACGAATATGGAAAATTATTACATGCGTAAAAAACTATTTGCAAATAGgtgaataatttttttaaaaaataattattaaaggTATTTTAGTTAATTAAGTTTATTCTACAAGGATTGCATGTGGGCCTTATGTGTAacatgtatggcatccaaccttgCATGTGGGCCCTATGTGAAAAATCATTGCATGAAAAAACCATGACATAAAGCTATAAGAGATGCaccatgaaagcataaattacaagagataaagtcttactaattcgaacaagcctcgaatctacttCACAATCCCTAGCTATGCCCTTAAACCTTTaaaaacgaattagaaagccctaatacatctctctctctctctctctctcccccaaaaaaaaaaaaactcaattatACTTGATACATATAGTATTCAAACTGGAATAGGAAACAGCTCATGCACTATGCAATTCCGTGTACATCTTCCACGAgactttcaatggcatcgaaaccaCATCGAGgatttgtcaatggcatcgaattccttcgatgtcatcaagtagcGATACTAAAAcgttccagcaaccaacatgatttttttcgaaattttttcgatGGGACTGAGCATCTATCGATGGCATCTAATGGTTTGTCAATGGCATCAACTGACCCTGTTattgacaaatttaagacatcaacaacagatGTAACTATCATAAAACGACTACATGAATTTGGAAGTTTCTTTgggggggagggggagggggatgttgttttctatggtgcagTTAACATAATTATTTGATAGGTTTGATTTGTGGGTAATCCTTCCATTATAGTGGCCTCCACTTAATGTGCGGTTTGAATGACATGCAACATGGTGAGCTCCACTGTGTATAGGTAGGTGATGAATAAATGTAAGTAACTAAATATTTGCAAATAGTAAAGAATATACTCAATTATTAAGTGTGTTTTTATCCTGCAAAAGTTATAAATACGGAGAGTGATTACTTTACCTTTTAACAAcggtatgtatgtgtgtgtgtatatatatatatttttagtcaCACTATAATTAATGTAGAGCTTGGTTCCCATGGGTCAACTAACTTTTCTTTACATTGTGTTTAGTATTGGAAGTTTCTATTAAACAAGGCTTTAGAAAAATACGGTAAAAGGAAGGAAAATTCATAGATTGACTCCATTGTTTCTATCCCGTGGAAGCTATGAGATCACATTGAGGATGCCGTCAACATTTATGGGCCACAAATCAATAATAGGTCATGTTCAGCAAGTGAAATGCATTAGCTGATTCATAATATTTATCAAGTGAAATAAATAAGCATTAAAATTTTTATGGATATCATGATATGTTCACCATAGCTAACTGAAATTTCAAACGTCTTTTTTTAAATTGGACTTTCCAAGTTACTCGCGCTCAACTTCTTCTTTAACCTATCAAATGTGTCAAACTTCATTAGCTTCATGAAAATGTTGACAACTTAATTACTATTCATACAATACTCAAACTCAATATTATTATTCTTTACGATCTTCAAATAAAGTAATAACAAATATTGAGGTGCGTGCTTTGTCCATAGAATACTATATTATTCATAAAAGAGATCATGGAACTCTTATCACAACAAATAATTGTGAAACCATCTTTAATATTGTACATCTCCTCAAGTATTCTCCTTAGCTAAAATGGCTTGACTTGTATAAAATGTCATTGCAATGAACTAATCCTCAACAGTCGGGAGGACAATGTAAATGCATCACTTCTAGTACAAAACACGGAGCTTAGCATGCTCTTTTTGCCATTCATATTACCGGTCTAATTACTAACtgtaaattgaaaaaaaatttaaattcttGAGCATGCGAATAAAGGATATCGTGATCAAATGTATATTTTTAGTAgtgtatataattttattttatttttttctggagATGAATCTGGCTTGAAGACATCATGCAGCAACTAAGTAACCTCACACCACATATGATTTAAAGCCCGATTATGATTAAGTATCGAAGACTTCGGATTAATCATTTGAAGTATTTGGGATTTATTAGAacactttttttttctcaatttcaaTTTAATTTTCACAAGAATGTGTACGGGCTTAGAATTCTTTATCTCGAACCTTTCTCGAATTTCACAAGTAGTATACTTCTATTGAGATATAAAAATCCCATCAATTGCCTAATTGACCTCAATTCCAAGATAATGTGTTGTGATCAGACACATGTCCGTCATCTCGAATTTCCAAACCATTGCTTTTCTAGATTTACTAATCATAACATTATTATTGCTTGTGAAACTTATACCATAATGTATAAGGATATTAGCAATACATCATCACAATGATTGCACTTGACATAAATAGCATGCTCATTGGGACATTCATGGACCCACTATGGTGAATATATGAGTCGATGCGAGTGTACCATGCTCTTAAAGCTTGCTTGAGATTGTAAAGCGCCATTTTTAGGTTAGTACATTAAGtgatcttgtttcttttttatgTAACAAACGGTCATCTCAATATAAACTTATTCTCTAAGGATGCCATTAAAAAATCAATTTCACATCCATTTAATGGACTTTTCATCGATTTTGTGTTGCCAAAGTAATTAATAATTGAATTGATTCCATGCAAGTAATAGGAATAAATACCTTATGATAGTCAATATTAGGGTTTTTCACTGTTGGCCTTGCTTTGCACCAATCAATGGATCCATCCGTCCCGTATTTGGTCTTATAGACCCACCTCACACAAATTACCTTGTGCTTCTCTGGGTGTTTAGTCAACTCTCATGTGTAATATTTTCTAATttgctttgattttcttcatccaTCACCCTTACCCACCTATCATTTGATCACTTATATAAACCTTATAAAATCATTATTTGTGAATAACACAATTAATCGAACCACCATCATCATTACAGGCAATTTTAAAATCTCTTATATTTGAGGACTGGTTAGATGTATGGAGAAGATTTTTTCTACAGTTGACATAAGTAGATGGAAGTATATTTGTAAGTGGAGATAATATAGATGATGATGTCAACGGTTAAGGAGCATCTGATAAAATGAACTTGGAGAAGTGGCTACCGAATTACCCTGATCTACCACATTATATTCGAAATCTATATGTATCCCATGTGATTGCTTCTCTTTCTCGGTTCAATTCTAAGCAGTTTTGTCATCAAACTTTATATATTTACTAACAATTACCTTACTTGTAAACGAATTGTAGTGTTTTTATGCCTTCTATTGAAAACACGCGCAAATTCTTTATTATCGagcttccttttaaaaaaaaaaggattatgcGCTATTAATTAAATTAAACACACAGAGAttaaaaaatatatgattttctcTGACTTTATACTTCTCCTAGTGTCTCAGAATGAAGGCTTTTCGTATGATACCAGTTCAACACACACTTGGCGCTGGCTAcgacttttgccaaaaaaatataaaggtACACTTTTTCCTTTCAATATGCTTTTCATAATTTCCACATTtggtctgtctctctctctctctctctctctctctctctctctctctctctttcttcatgtgTAGTTCTTGGTAATTTAATTTCTGTTATGGGGAAATTTGCGCAAGGATAATCGGAGTCAGTCTGAGCTACCCGAATCAGTTAATAAGGCCTTGGAAGGAGGATACCACTTCAAGTATGAGCCGACCCCTAAGTTACGACTGCAGATTAGTTGAGACAAGCTCTCCACTAATGGATCCCGACTCGGGACTGTAGTCCTAATTGGCCGATCCGAACCCTCGTCCTCATCTGAAGAAGGATGGCTGAGAAGAGCCCTGATCCTCGCCCTTCGTTTCATTCAGCAAACTCCAACTACTAAGTATTCGGTCTCTGGTCTACACAGTCTGAGGCCTAGCTTAGGTGAAGATACTCCATGTGTCAAGCCTGAAAACTAACTTAAATATGGACGCGACCAAAGATATTGCCCAATGATACGTGCCCTTAAGACACGATACGCCGTACGACCCAAAGATTACGGATGATATCTCCACGATCACAATATCTTGTTGTTAAGCAAATCACGCCGAGATTGACGGACGTGGATTGTTCAACCCccaggtataaataccaggggaccccattgctaGAGGGTACATaagatctcacaccctctctctacatacaacttaaacccagattccctagtctgacttaggcatcggagggtccctcgacttagccagggtctcctttgcttaccCTTTTGTGCAGGACTAAGGTTTGTTGAAGGTCCtctgcattgagtggagggtgatctagattttgacctcaacaatttCAATTCCATTCTTCCAATTACAAAATTTTTAGAAGGCTTTTGATGTGTATTAATCACTTCTACCAATTCTAATAATTTTTAAGTAACTATTTTAGTCTCTCACAACTGATTTAAGCTCTTAAAAGTTCCGAATTCTATTTTAAAAAGTAAACCCATTAATGTTCAATTTGGTAATTGTTGCCCAAGTCTAAACTTTAAAAAGACAAATGTATAACTTGAAGCTAAACATGATGTTTTTGTAAGTGATTATATCCTCAATATGTATAAGATGGCTAATGAGTTTGAGATGTTGGAAGCAACCATAGACGGGTCACTATAGTGAATACAATTTGAATGTTTTACTCCAATGCATAAAAGGGTGGTCGATAATTACAAAGAAACTGCACACCCAGTTGGTTATCTTTGCGGCTAATGATAAAACTAACAAACCAGATGTCTCTTGCAAAGTCCTCTAGTTATACACACATAAGATGTGTGTAGAGTCTTATTATTTAGGGAGTTGCTAGGCTAAAATGCTTTCTCCCAATGCCTTTTGATATTAGAAATTGTTGTTATTTTGAGTTCCAATACAAGTATAAGGTACAAGTTGGTGGTTAGTTCATTGTTAGCCTtttgttacacacacacacacacatggtacCATGCTGAATACTAGAGTTATTTTTCTGGTGCATTCATGTGAGTTTGAATTCAAGTGCCAACCGTCGAGTGGTCCAAGCATCATGTCCAAAAGGACCATCACTTAGTTGAGTAAATAAGTTCCCAATAATTCCTCATTTACTTTCCCGCAGTTCACAAATTTTCATTTCACCTTGAGAGAATTACCTACATCCTTGTAGTGGACCAACATAATTTTACTTGGTTGGaggaaataaatattataattttaAAACTTGGTGGCTCAACTTGAACCTTTAGCAAGTCACTAAATGAAATATCAAGCTGAGTCACTAATAAATTCATTCATCGAGACTCGGTCTTGACTCAACAAGACTCATTGACAAGACATGTACATTGCCAAGCCTACTCATCGAGCCACGCCCAACATAAAGTAAGATTAGCATCACGACATCTATTAATGCATCCAATTTAGAAGATAACAACACTACAACATTAGAAAGAATAAAGGCTAAACAAGGTAGCTCTTCTTTCACAACTCATCAAGACAACATTAAAAAAATCAGTAATAGGGTTAACCATATCCCACCAATTTTGAGATATTGAGGAATCCCAATCATCATCATTGCACGCGTGTTTGTCTCCCAAGGAAAGGGAGGCGTATCTCAGTAATTGATTGTAAAAGAGAAGTTATAAAATCATAGACAGTATATTATGAAAAATAcacaaagaaaagaataagagaaAACTAGTTCTAATCTATTATTCGGGTCGACCCGACCCGGCCGAACGTCGAATGGCGTCGAGATTTTGGGCTTTTGAACTATAATAGATAAAACCTAACAGTAATAAAAGAAACCCACACCTTGCTGAATGGTTTCCCTATCATTGTACAACACCTCTTCAATGAATGGGCCCAAAGGCCATGAGACCTAGTCCCCCAAAACCACTACAAAGAGATAAGAGCTTTATAAAGGTATAAAAGGTGCACCAAAGCAATAATTTGAAGTTATTTATAGAAATTTCCCTTTCACTCTTATGCATTTCTCTCTACCCAAAGTTACATTGAAATATAACAAGAATCCCACTCCTTGCAATATTCTCTATCACATCTGTATATACTTATGACATGATAAGCTTAAGCAAAGCCTCTTACTAGCATTACACCACACCATATATGTATAtagccaaagaaaagaaaaagtacaACACATCTCGCATGAGTAATACCTCACATGTGCAAGTTCTTACGGCCTACGAAGACTCAACAGCTTGACGTCGTCGATAACCGGCCCGCAGAGGGACCCATCGGTTCTCATGGTGTAGAATGTGCTGAGGAACATGATCCGGGTTCGTGTGGATACAGCAGTGAACTTAAGCACTGCTCGCTTGTAACCGCCCTTGCCGGTTGAGATGTACGGGATCTTGACGGTGTCTCTCCCTGCGAATGCCTCTACAGTCATGGTCCCTTCACATGAGCTACTTCCGTCGCCGACGGCGAATGTGAGTGTGTAAACCTTTCCTGGGACGGTGCGAGCCACCTGAGCGATCGCACTCTCTTTGCCGCCGACGAGTTCAACTGCTCTCTTGCCTTGTGGAACTGTGAAGTGGTCTGAATCTATGTATTTAACAGCTTTGAGTGATTCAACCATCCAACCGGGCAGTGGGGAGTGATCATCCTCTATGTTGGGTGGGATTAAGACACCCCATGTTGTGTTTGGAAACAAATATGGGCCTTCTTCAAAATCACCATTTTTGAGCAAATTCTCtgttgatttggattaaaatgtgTGTTAGTTAGTAAAATATATGCACTGACTGTTATACACCGAACTATGGTGTATTGTGTTGGATTACCAGCCATCCAGGCATCAATCACAGTCAATGTGCCAGACCCAGCTCAAGCCAAATAGAAATTTGAATAGAGTGGGCTTTATAAGGCCAGCCCGCCCAAATCAACATATGGGCCCAAACCAGGCCAGGGGCTTAACATCTATCATACGTATGAAACTCATTAAGCGGGAACCAAAAATCGAAAGCTAGTGGTGGGTCTTTGTCTCTGATCACCAAATCAATGGTTGGGAACTCAGTAGTGGGTCATGAAGCTCTGATCACCATTGATTGTCTTTATTTAGTGATCTGATTATGATTCAAGGCCAACAATGCTTGGTCAGGCCCATCAACATGTCGATCACATCACAATtaaggctgaaagtcgggcgggttcaacccgaccgacctgacattgggttgggctcgggcaggatgtattgggttcggtctcaagcttgggctatacaaacaccaacccaataaaccTTGGGTCAGGCCCGAGTCGAGGTCTTcagttgcctgacccaacccaaggatcatctatgttgaaggcacgggaaattccaatgccgttgggtctcattggtccatgtcatttccgatgactcaagctaacaagataagctggatttctctctcccaaatagattacgtcacgacttttaaagaaataattatcctatattttaactcgtttatttagaaaaatgtaagttctttactataaataatcaataaaattataggtaaaaaaatacgacatgtattgaaatataatagactaatgtagtaatgaaaatattaacatgtatccACCATACCAACCCGGCCAATTCGACCGAGCccacttaggttgggcttgggttgagaatttccaacctgaggttgggttgaggtatagaaaacttgggttgggctatcCAACCAGCCGGATTTTCAGCCCTAATCACAATAGCAAATGGCCATGAAACTTACTGTTGGTTAATCTGGGTGGGTAGAGAGCCTTCATCGCCACCGAATCGATGAGGGGCCCACATGCCGCATCCTCCTCCACCCCAGGATTATGGATCACCACCTCCGCCACATCAAAATCTGCCTGAAAAGCCCATGCATACGAGTCCCATCCATTACTGCTGTACAACGTCTGCATGGGAAGTACGCCGGAGTCCGGCGCCACCGACACATTCAACCGCTCCTCTTGTGCGCACGTGCGGGCGGCGCTGAATGTAAGTGAATAGTACATCCCCTTCACTACCTTCACTCTCTGTTTGATCGATGCCTCGTTCCCCAGCCGGACGGCGAAGGCTCCTTCCGGCACCACCAGCAGCATGTCGCCTTGCTTGTGGCCTGATTCGATGTACTCAACGAAGCCTGAGATCTCCCATTGGGGTATGGAGTTGTAGCCAATCACGACCGTTCCTTTCATCTGTGAGGGTTTTGGGCCATACTCGAAGTTGCCGTTGGGCAGTAACCCTACATTTCC
This region includes:
- the LOC131223253 gene encoding protein DUF642 L-GALACTONO-1,4-LACTONE-RESPONSIVE GENE 2-like yields the protein MAAMLTFAALSLLFCAGGHIALAFTDGLLPNGNFEYGPKPSQMKGTVVIGYNSIPQWEISGFVEYIESGHKQGDMLLVVPEGAFAVRLGNEASIKQRVKVVKGMYYSLTFSAARTCAQEERLNVSVAPDSGVLPMQTLYSSNGWDSYAWAFQADFDVAEVVIHNPGVEEDAACGPLIDSVAMKALYPPRLTNKNLLKNGDFEEGPYLFPNTTWGVLIPPNIEDDHSPLPGWMVESLKAVKYIDSDHFTVPQGKRAVELVGGKESAIAQVARTVPGKVYTLTFAVGDGSSSCEGTMTVEAFAGRDTVKIPYISTGKGGYKRAVLKFTAVSTRTRIMFLSTFYTMRTDGSLCGPVIDDVKLLSLRRP